A portion of the Phaseolus vulgaris cultivar G19833 unplaced genomic scaffold, P. vulgaris v2.0 scaffold_28, whole genome shotgun sequence genome contains these proteins:
- the LOC137817281 gene encoding protein SIEVE ELEMENT OCCLUSION B-like codes for MALSNGTSTTALIPQSGTVSIQHRASLPNPFDLTDDQILDIVYLAHLNDDEICDTDNLYNLVSNIVLRSQSMISASSFKPEFVTLKLISCQMISTRGAAHCVHQTTMWILQHLKCYSWDAKALITIAALSLEYGSFVHLSQFQPNDVLGNSLKQLNQVQSRNVSAVAELVTYTVTVFEQIKEWARYAADGYDPEDVPDLTEAFQAILVVVYWTIAATVASTGNLVGVSSYKLSEYRFRLSAAVDKLTTHLGNCSVQIGNVRDYVIIRNIFDRPKDIVDLLKALIYSQQKGPENPKIFQGSNLVTKGIEVLRLKHVLLFISGLDSVEDEISLLNSMYDRLQEDPKEAKGFKKEDFKILWIPIVEEWSEGSREQFKALKSGIKFYVVEYFYELPGLKIIKDRERLNFESQPIAPLLSPKGTIMNENALDVIFEWGIEAFPFRKTDGEELTLKWKWLWDLILKATPGLQVKENRYIFIYGGSNSAWIQNFTHELSKIKMNESIQRADIILEYYQLGKGKSEPNNSVPSFWIGVERKKQNKKHQEAVDCEIQKIVKCLFCLKRDPQGWAILSKGHNIKHLYHGQAVYQTVAEFQNWKGKVFEREGFDIAFKEYYDAKEKEISAIQPCEAYSSTSSVIGTITCPNPTCGRVMEVSSVNYKCCHRDDALNC; via the exons ATGGCATTGTCTAATGGAACTTCAACTACCGCTTTGATCCCTCAAAGTGGCACAGTTTCCATCCAACACCGTGCCTCTTTGCCCAATCCATTTGATCTTACTGACGATCAGATCCTCGACATTGTTTATCTAGCTCACCTCAATGATGATGAAATTTGCGACACAGACAATCTTTACAACCTTGTCTCCAACATTGTCCTTCGG AGTCAATCTATGATTTCCGCAAGCAGTTTCAAACCAGAATTCGTTACACTGAAGCTGATTTCTTGCCAG ATGATATCCACACGTGGTGCTGCACACTGCGTACACCAGACAACAATGTGGATTCTTCAACATCTAAAATGTTACTCCTGGGATGCGAAAGCGCTGATAACAATAGCTGCTCTGTCTTTGGAGTACGGGAGTTTCGTGCACCTTTCTCAGTTTCAACCCAACGATGTGCTTGGAAACTCGTTGAAACAGCTGAATCAAGTTCAGAGCAGGAATGTGTCTGCTGTTGCCGAACTTGTCACGTACACAGTGACAGTGTTTGAGCAAATCAAAGAGTGGGCAAGGTATGCTGCTGATGGTTATGATCCAGAGGACGTGCCTGACTTGACAGAAGCCTTCCAAGCCATCCTTGTCGTTGTATACTGGACAATTGCTGCCACTGTTGCTTCCACTGGCAACCTTGTCGGCGTATC GAGCTATAAGTTATCAGAATATAGATTCAGGCTTTCCGCTGCTGTTGACAAATTGACAACGCATCTTGGCAATTGCAGTGTGCAAATAG GCAATGTACGAGATTACGTTATCATCAGGAACATCTTTGACAGGCCTAAAGATATTGTGGACCTTTTGAAGGCTCTGATCTACTCTCAACAAAAGGGGCCTGAGAATCCCAAGATATTTCAAGGGAGCAACCTAGTTACAAAG GGCATTGAAGTGCTCAGGCTGAAACACGTGTTGCTCTTCATCTCGGGTCTGGACAGCGTGGAAGATGAGATTTCGCTTTTGAATTCAATGTACGACAGACTGCAAGAGGATCCGAAAGAAGCAAAAGGTTTCAAGAAAGAGGATTTTAAGATATTGTGGATCCCCATTGTGGAGGAGTGGAGCGAGGGAAGCAGGGAACAGTTCAAAGCTTTGAAGAGTGGCATCAAATTTTACGTGGTGGAATACTTCTACGAGCTACCAGGGTTGAAGATAATAAAAGATAGAGAAAGGTTGAATTTTGAGAGTCAGCCAATTGCCCCGTTGTTGAGCCCCAAAGGTACCATAATGAATGAAAACGCCCTGGACGTGATCTTTGAATGGGGGATAGAGGCTTTCCCTTTCAGGAAAACTGATGGTGAAGAACTTACTCTAAAATGGAAGTGGCTTTGGGATTTAATCTTAAAAGCAACACCTGGACTGCAG GTTAAGGAGAACAGATACATCTTTATCTATGGAGGTAGCAACAGTGCATGGATCCAAAACTTCACACACGAACTGTCAAAGATAAAAATGAACGAGAGTATTCAGCGTGCGGATATTATACTAGAGTACTATCAACTGGGGAAGGGAAAGAGTGAACCCAACAACAGTGTTCCCAGTTTCTGGATTGGCGTGGAAAGGAAGAAGCAGAACAAGAAGCACCAAGAGGCTGTGGACTGCGAGATTCAAAAGATTGTGAAGTGCTTATTCTGCCTGAAACGAGATCCACAAGGATGGGCCATTCTGAGCAAAGGGCATAACATTAAGCACCTTTATCATGGGCAGGCTGTATACCAGACTGTGGCTGAGTTTCAAAATTGGAAAGGGAAAGTGTTCGAGAGAGAAGGATTTGACATTGCCTTCAAGGAGTACTACGATGCCAAGGAAAAAGAGATATCCGCCATTCAACCATGTGAGGCCTACTCTTCAACTTCAAGTGTCATAGGTACAATCACATGCCCCAACCCCACCTGTGGCCGTGTCATGGAGGTGTCTTCTGTTAACTACAAGTGCTGCCATCGTGATGATGCTTTGAATTGTTGA